One window of Branchiostoma lanceolatum isolate klBraLanc5 chromosome 8, klBraLanc5.hap2, whole genome shotgun sequence genomic DNA carries:
- the LOC136440475 gene encoding E3 ubiquitin-protein ligase TRIM32-like: MASELELLKSNREELVGKIRFVKPFLDRLLQHGEIVQEEYDIIVAEKTPQDRARGLLDVVAAKGRGAFRHFREHLKKVNPELEEILNRCAKHNLRMKLFCEGCGTMLCRNCRSDDHKDHRCTSLVAEAEAIRREFTAFKRENRKILIERNNTADGYVVANIRREANDRAEALKERLCAKIDAECRWFIKQISDVGVTLSPAQSISSIADSGSVAGSEANVSDCGDQTTTPLSFFSAAKENKELDDDDDEDTRVTEDQTTLCDVDENLDLLEDFSLPFDDNTRNTVIDIQAPKQSATADFLHSFGEFGETTGQFLYPAGLAICPKGKIIVADSWNHRVQLFDINGKWESEMFSTRECGITFPRSVAFRSFPPPGDVIVASPYKGEVLELRLDTMEAYKIKKLQVPECYGIAALDEGNTVVISESVRNTVAVYGRWETRTGNIDYLKIKTFEGRFNKPRNVNTDSQSNVYVSDIGDSTVNILDKNGQLKTTIGKDILRYPTGVCVDKEGNIIVADAAKNTLEIYTSGGHHLGTLIPKEEGLRKPQEVCLTPDGTKLVVVDGGNHRVCVYNYTI, translated from the exons ATGGCGTCTGAACTAGAACTGCTGAAGTCCAACAGGGAGGAGCTTGTGGGAAAGATTCGGTTCGTCAAACCTTTCCTAGACAGGCTGCTTCAGCACGGTGAGATAGTTCAGGAGGAATATGACATTATTGTAGCGGAGAAGACTCCACAGGACCGGGCCAGAGGTCTGCTGGATGTAGTGGCGGCGAAGGGGCGAGGGGCTTTCCGACATTTTCGAGAACACCTGAAGAAGGTCAACCCAGAACTGGAAGAAATCTTAAACAG GTGTGCGAAACACAACCTGCGTATGAAGCTGTTCTGTGAGGGGTGTGGGACGATGCTATGCCGAAATTGTCGCTCCGACGACCACAAAGATCACAG ATGCACGTCTCTGGTGGCAGAAGCAGAAGCAATTCGCCGCGAGTTCACGGCATTCAAGAGAGAGAACCGAAAGATTCTCATTGAGCGTAACAATACGGCCGACGGTTACGTTGTCGCAAACATCCGAAGAGAGGCAAACGACAGAGCGGAGGCTCTTAAGGAGAGACTTTGTGCAAAGATAGACGCGGAGTGCCGCTGGTTTATCAAGCAAATCAGTGACGTTGGCGTCACACTTAGCCCTGCACAAAGTATCTCAAGCATCGCCGACTCAGGAAGCGTGGCTGGGTCAGAGGCAAACGTCTCAGATTGCGGTGACCAAACAACCACCCCTCTCTCGTTTTTCTCGGCtgccaaagaaaacaaagagctggacgacgatgatgatgaggacACGCGCGTGACAGAAGACCAGACGACTCTGTGTGACGTAGATGAGAACTTGGATCTGTTGGAAGACTTTTCCTTGCCGTTTGATGACAACACACGAAACACAGTGATTGACATACAAGCACCGAAACAGTCTGCAACAGCAGACTTCCTCCACTCATTCGGAGAGTTTGGAGAGACGACAGGCCAGTTCCTCTACCCAGCAGGTCTGGCGATCTGTCCCAAAGGCAAAATCATTGTAGCTGACTCATGGAACCATCGGGTTCAGCTTTTCGACATTAACGGAAAATGGGAGAGTGAGATGTTTTCAACAAGGGAATGCGGGATCACCTTTCCACGCTCTGTTGCGTTCCGCTCGTTTCCTCCACCTGGAGACGTAATCGTCGCGTCTCCTTACAAGGGAGAAGTGCTTGAGTTACGTCTGGACACAATGGAGGCTTATAAGATCAAGAAACTACAAGTCCCAGAATGCTACGGTATAGCTGCTCTGGACGAAGGTAACACGGTAGTGATATCTGAATCTGTGCGAAACACCGTTGCTGTATACGGGAGATGGGAAACTCGAACTGGAAACATTGATTACTTAAAGATTAAAACATTTGAGGGGCGTTTCAATAAGCCACGGAACGTCAACACTGATAGTCAGTCCAACGTTTACGTTTCTGACATTGGTGACAGCACGGTCAACATTCTGGACAAGAACGGGCAGTTGAAAACCACTATTGGTAAGGACATTCTCCGGTATCCTACAGGGGTTTGTGTAGACAAAGAGGGCAACATTATTGTTGCAGACGCGGCGAAAAACACATTGGAGATCTATACAAGTGGTGGACATCATCTGGGCACCCTCATCCCCAAGGAAGAAGGTCTGAGAAAACCACAAGAAGTCTGTCTGACACCAGACGGGACGAAGTTGGTCGTTGTGGACGGCGGAAACCATCGCGTTTGCGTCTACAACTATACTATATAG
- the LOC136440476 gene encoding mucin-2-like, whose product MTKGIPRLVPGSAGWKEESEVTPQDRARALIDLVSTKGQEAFGNFRHVLKETNPELADILHRCTDHNEKIRLHCDDCVQLLCRTCNKEGHGGHRVSSIVADASVIRREVTAFVRDNRKMLKSFDASAGDVGGKENVLLDIELRKNALKAMFIEKIESEYEWCKDQLGLDERAASPAASISSVATSNTESELSGRHGTRSPGAKGRREVRSHPYSPVDQNNRGSQPRSPAWMQHRINKIPIYLKEIIPNSLYLPPSPSTPSLAFSPPTSLSPSQSLSQDTLPTSSPTSQSPCSSPITSPGLPFSNYSPSVRNTPTSRSPLSTISFSHGTNSLAEGLRHSGSSSNSERESFSQPSPPSHLTPDSPSLGFPSFPIESSPPSSPFTVFTQ is encoded by the exons ATGACGAAGGGGATTCCCCGACTCGTGCCCGGGTCTGCTGGCTGGAAAGAAGAGA GTGAGGTGACTCCACAGGACCGCGCCAGGGCGCTGATCGACCTGGTGAGCACCAAGGGGCAGGAGGCGTTCGGCAATTTCCGGCACGTCTTGAAAGAGACGAATCCCGAGTTGGCGGACATACTGCACAG GTGCACCGACCATAACGAGAAGATCAGGCTCCACTGTGACGACTGTGTGCAGCTGCTGTGCCGGACGTGCAACAAGGAAGGTCACGGGGGTCACAG AGTTTCATCAATAGTTGCTGACGCTTCTGTCATCAGACGTGAGGTCACGGCCTTTGTAAGAGACAACAGGAAGATGCTGAAGAGCTTCGACGCATCCGCCGGTGACGTGGGAGGCAAGGAAAACGTCCTGCTGGACATTGAACTCAGGAAAAACGCATTAAAGGCAATGTTCATTGAAAAAATTGAGTCCGAGTATGAATGGTGTAAGGATCAGCTGGGTTTGGATGAAAGAGCTGCCAGCCCGGCAGCAAGCATCTCCAGTGTTGCCACCAGCAATACAGAGAGCGAGCTGTCAGGTAGGCATGGGACACGGTCGCCAGGGGCGAAGGGGCGGAGAGAAGTAAGGAGCCACCCCTACTCACCGGTGGACCAGAATAACAGGGGTTCGCAGCCACGCTCTCCTGCATGGATGCAACACCGCATCAACAAAATTCCGATTTATTTGAAGGAAATAATTCCTAATAGTCTTTATTTACCTCCCTCTCCGTCAACGCCTAGTCTTGCCTTTTCCCCACCAACCAGCCTCTCCCCATCTCAGTCTCTCTCCCAGGACACCCTCCCAACGTCTTCACCAACATCCCAAAGTCCGTGCTCGTCTCCCATTACCAGTCCTGGTCTCCCCTTCTCTAACTATTCCCCCTCTGTCCGTAACACTCCCACTTCCCGATCCCCTTTATCAACCATTTCTTTTTCTCATGGCACCAACTCCCTGGCGGAAGGACTTCGCCACTCCGGATCCAGTTCCAATTCGGAACGCGAGTCTTTCTCCCAACCAAGTCCTCCCTCACACCTCACTCCGGACTCGCCTAGTCTCGGTTTCCCCTCGTTTCCCATTGAAAGCTCACCACCTTCTTCTCCCTTTACCGTGTTTACCCAATAG
- the LOC136440877 gene encoding uncharacterized protein has protein sequence MAAESTLLTANREELVKNIRFVEPFLDRLIQTNQLTTEECEEVRSGRTPQDRARALIDLVSTKGQEAFGNFRHVLKETNPELADILHRCTDHNEKIRLHCDDCVQLLCRTCNKEGHRGHRVSSIVADARVIRREVTAFVRDNRKMLKNFNASDANTSDANASDTNASDANVSDVEVRKSLLLDIELRKNALKAMFIAKIESEYEWCKDQLGLDERAASPAASISSVATSNTESELSGRPGARSPRSPGARSWRGVRSHPYSPVDQNNWGTQPRSPARMQHRVNRMPSSLKEMIHLYLPPSPTPPSVAFSPPISLSPSQTQSPSLDFLTPSVSPSLNLYLSPSTSPGLPFSLSARNTPTSRSPLSPISFSHDTNPRHKDFATPHPVSNSQRESFSQLSPPSHLTPDSPSLGFPTFPIVTPGPSFPPSFRRVNPSAGSLAWLQIADRVIQEARAIEKRDRDKE, from the exons ATGGCGGCCGAGTCGACCCTGCTGACTGCAAACCGAGAGGAGCTTGTTAAGAACATCCGGTTTGTGGAGCCGTTTCTGGACAGACTTATTCAGACTAACCAGCTGACTACAGAAGAGTGTGAGGAGGTGAGGAGTGGGAGGACTCCTCAGGACCGGGCCAGGGCGCTGATCGACCTGGTGAGCACCAAGGGGCAGGAGGCGTTCGGCAATTTCCGGCACGTCTTGAAAGAGACGAATCCCGAGTTGGCGGATATACTGCACAG GTGCACCGACCATAACGAGAAGATCAGGCTCCACTGTGACGATTGTGTGCAGCTGCTGTGCCGGACGTGCAACAAGGAAGGTCACAGGGGTCACAG AGTTTCATCGATAGTCGCTGACGCGCGTGTCATCAGACGGGAAGTCACGGCCTTTGTAAGAGACAACAGGAAGATGCTGAAAAACTTCAACGCCAGCGACGCCAACACCAGTGACGCCAACGCCAGTGACACCAACGCTAGTGACGCAAACGTCAGTGACGTGGAAGTCAGGAAAAGCCTGTTGCTGGACATTGAACTAAGGAAAAACGCACTCAAGGCAATGTTCATTGCAAAAATTGAATCAGAGTACGAGTGGTGTAAGGATCAGCTGGGTTTGGATGAAAGAGCTGCCAGCCCAGCAGCAAGCATCTCCAGTGTTGCCACCAGCAATACAGAGAGTGAGCTGTCGGGCAGGCCTGGGGCGCGGTCACCACGGTCGCCAGGGGCGAGGAGCTGGAGAGGAGTAAGGAGCCACCCCTACTCACCGGTGGACCAGAATAACTGGGGTACACAGCCACGCTCTCCTGCACGGATGCAACACCGTGTCAACAGAATGCCGAGTTCTTTGAAGGAGATGATTCATCTTTATTTACCTCCCTCTCCAACACCGCCCAGTGTTGCCTTTTCCCCACCAATCAGCCTCTCCCCATCTCAGACTCAGTCTCCATCCCTAGACTTCCTCACCCCGTCTGTATCGCCATCCCTAAACCTGTACCTGTCTCCAAGTACCAGTCCCGGGCTCCCCTTCTCCCTCTCCGCCCGTAACACTCCCACTTCCCGCTCCCCTTTATCACCCATTTCTTTTTCTCATGACACCAACCCCCGGCACAAGGACTTCGCCACTCCGCATCCAGTGTCCAATTCGCAACGCGAGTCTTTCTCCCAACTCAGTCCTCCCTCGCACCTCACGCCCGACTCGCCTAGTCTTGGTTTCCCCACGTTTCCCATTGTTACTCCTGGACCATCATTCCCACCTAGCTTCAGGAGAGTTAATCCCTCGGCTGGCTCACTAGCATGGTTACAAATAGCAGATAGGGTGATACAAGAAGCGAGAGCAATagaaaagagagacagagacaaagAATAG
- the LOC136440477 gene encoding uncharacterized protein, translating into MVPKRHHKFVWDPFRQKDIDALEMVNRRAARFVTSNYRRQDVSITALLRDLKWPSLQTRRQDARLVMMYKITNGLVAVPPTRLTPVHARTRANHAHKYRTLQPKCDTAKFAYFARTILEWNNLSAHVVDSPSLDTFKSRLLSSHP; encoded by the coding sequence ATGGTGCCAAAGAGGCACCACAAGTTCGTCTGGGATCCTTTTCGGCAAAAGGACATCGATGCACTGGAGATGGTCAACAGACGTGCTGCCCGCTTCGTGACCAGCAACTACAGACGACAAGATGTCAGCATCACAGCGCTCCTCCGGGACCTGAAATGGCCGTCACTCCAGACTAGACGTCAGGACGCACGTCTGGTTATGATGTACAAGATCACAAACGGTCTTGTTGCTGTCCCGCCCACTCGTCTCACCCCAGTACACGCACGTACCCGTGCCAACCACGCCCATAAGTACAGAACCCTTCAACCCAAGTGTGACACTGCGAAATTCGCCTACTTTGCCAGGACAATACTTGAGTGGAACAACCTCTCCGCCCACGTAGTAGACAGCCCCTCACTGGACACCTTCAAGAGCAGGCTGCTGTCGTCACACCCGTAG